A genomic stretch from Achromobacter spanius includes:
- a CDS encoding serine hydrolase, translating into MTNKHTIIASLVVLALGGSMTARAQPIAIENHASPPADAIAIPAGSKDLAVKTLPSIVQDIMARSQVPGMAVAVVIDGKTVLAQGWGTREIGKNAPVDARTVFQIASISKSLSATVAAIEVSKGAVSWDDPVARYLPDFALSNAYVSTHGTIGDFFAHRSGLPGTAGDDLEDLGYTRNEVIARLRLQPLDAFRTSYHYANFSTTIGAEAVAKAAGQPWESLAQDLLFKPLGMTSTSYRYDDFMAHTNRAVLHGYQKGAFVPLGQRNADQQAPAGGVSSTVVDLAQWLKLLLANGQYQGKPMIAASALLPALSPQSFSARSHDIDARSGFYGYGFNVNTELGGRPSMGHSGAFLMGTGTTFKIVPSAGIGIVVLTNGAPVGAAESVAATFIDTALYGKPTRDWYAAYHGAMLGFFAPQADLSGTAKPTTPAPAKPLRQYVGRYDNAYYGPAEIQEADGALTLVLGPKGMRFPMTHWDGDTFAFAPAGEADLVDSQASIVFKTDPGQGQASGLDIKFYDDGGLGHWVRK; encoded by the coding sequence ATGACGAACAAACACACCATCATCGCCAGCCTTGTCGTTCTGGCTCTGGGCGGTTCGATGACGGCGCGGGCGCAGCCCATCGCCATTGAAAACCATGCCAGCCCGCCCGCCGACGCCATCGCGATCCCGGCGGGCAGCAAGGACCTGGCGGTGAAGACGCTGCCGAGCATCGTCCAGGACATCATGGCGCGCAGCCAGGTGCCAGGCATGGCGGTGGCGGTCGTCATCGACGGCAAGACGGTGCTGGCGCAAGGCTGGGGCACCCGCGAAATCGGCAAGAACGCGCCCGTGGATGCGCGCACGGTGTTCCAGATTGCGTCCATCTCGAAGTCGCTGTCGGCCACCGTGGCGGCCATCGAGGTGTCCAAGGGCGCGGTGTCGTGGGATGACCCCGTTGCGCGGTATCTGCCGGACTTTGCGCTCAGCAACGCCTATGTCTCCACGCACGGCACCATCGGCGATTTCTTCGCGCACCGTTCGGGCCTGCCAGGCACGGCGGGCGACGACCTGGAAGACCTGGGCTACACGCGCAACGAGGTCATCGCGCGGCTGCGGCTGCAACCCCTGGACGCCTTTCGCACGTCGTATCACTACGCCAACTTCAGCACGACGATAGGCGCCGAGGCGGTCGCGAAGGCGGCGGGCCAACCGTGGGAAAGCCTGGCGCAAGACCTGCTGTTCAAGCCGTTGGGGATGACGTCGACCAGTTATCGCTACGACGACTTCATGGCGCACACCAATCGCGCCGTGCTGCATGGCTATCAAAAGGGCGCGTTCGTGCCGCTGGGGCAACGCAACGCCGACCAGCAGGCGCCGGCGGGCGGCGTGTCGTCCACGGTGGTGGACCTGGCGCAATGGCTGAAGCTGTTGCTGGCCAACGGCCAATATCAGGGCAAGCCCATGATTGCCGCCAGCGCGCTGCTGCCTGCCTTGTCGCCGCAATCGTTCAGCGCGCGCTCCCACGATATCGACGCGCGTTCCGGGTTCTATGGCTATGGTTTCAACGTCAACACGGAGCTGGGCGGACGCCCGTCGATGGGGCATTCCGGCGCGTTTCTGATGGGCACGGGCACCACGTTCAAGATCGTGCCGTCCGCCGGCATCGGCATCGTGGTGCTGACCAACGGAGCGCCGGTGGGCGCGGCGGAATCCGTGGCGGCCACCTTCATCGATACGGCGCTGTACGGCAAGCCCACCCGCGACTGGTATGCGGCCTATCACGGCGCCATGCTGGGCTTCTTTGCGCCGCAGGCCGATCTTTCCGGCACCGCCAAACCCACGACCCCCGCGCCCGCCAAGCCGCTGCGCCAATATGTGGGCCGCTATGACAACGCCTATTACGGGCCTGCCGAGATTCAGGAGGCCGACGGCGCGCTGACGCTGGTGCTGGGGCCCAAGGGCATGCGCTTTCCGATGACGCACTGGGACGGCGATACCTTCGCCTTCGCGCCCGCCGGGGAAGCGGACCTGGTCGACTCGCAGGCGTCCATCGTGTTCAAGACGGATCCAGGCCAGGGCCAGGCCAGCGGCCTGGACATCAAGTTCTACGACGATGGTGGCCTGGGGCACTGGGTCCGCAAGTAG